One part of the Arabidopsis thaliana chromosome 1 sequence genome encodes these proteins:
- a CDS encoding S-adenosyl-L-methionine-dependent methyltransferases superfamily protein (S-adenosyl-L-methionine-dependent methyltransferases superfamily protein; CONTAINS InterPro DOMAIN/s: Protein of unknown function DUF248, methyltransferase putative (InterPro:IPR004159); BEST Arabidopsis thaliana protein match is: S-adenosyl-L-methionine-dependent methyltransferases superfamily protein (TAIR:AT5G64030.1); Has 8058 Blast hits to 6201 proteins in 616 species: Archae - 19; Bacteria - 712; Metazoa - 2431; Fungi - 867; Plants - 1254; Viruses - 124; Other Eukaryotes - 2651 (source: NCBI BLink).), with product MMERKREMGIAYFARRIKQPRGIWVKMTFIVVLGLCFVFFWSFLSSSASTFNVQRESFDDIAEPVSSRTKSAHEVSESSKLHERGKVESGSKSKEGKKVGGSSVHKHETKKKKEHAVSHPHKKKDVPKPVVEEVVVKEDQEHEEAESDDSDQSNKEDGEEGTESDGNEGESDGNGDGSVDDSSASVDEEVEEKNEEVTVNEISKKRKRKGPVFDPKAEYSWRLCNTRSKHNYMPCIDNDGLIGRLQSYRHRERSCPKKPVMCLVPLPHDGYDPPVSWPESKSKILYKNVAHPKLAAYIKKHNWVNETGEYLSFPQNQTTFNGNVLQYLEFIQEMVPDIEWGKNVRIVLDIGCSDSSFVAALLDKDVLTVSLGLKDDLVDLAQVALERGFPTFVSSLASRRLPFPSGVFDTIHCAACGVHWHSHGGKLLLEMNRILRPNGYFILSSNNDKIEDDEAMTALTASICWNILAHKTEEASEMGVRIYQKPESNDIYELRRKKNPPLCEDNENPDAAWYVPMKTCIYEIPSAIEQHGAEWPEEWPKRLETYPEWLTSKEKAMEDTNHWNAMVNKSYLTGLGIDWLHIRNVMDMTAIYGGFGASLVKQNVWVMNVVPVHSPDTLPFIYERGLLGIYHDWCEPFGTYPRSYDLLHADHLFSRLKNRCKQPASIVVEMDRLTRPGGWVVVRDKVEILEPLEEILRSLHWEIRMTYAQDKEGMLCAQKTLWRP from the exons atgatggAGAGAAAACGAGAAATGGGGATTGCTTATTTCGCGCGTAGGATTAAACAGCCACGAGGGATTTGGGTGAAGATGACGTTCATAGTTGTTTTGGGTCTctgcttcgtcttcttctgGTCCTTCTtatcttcctctgcttctacCTTTAATGTCCAGAGAGAAAGCTTCGACGACATAGCTGAGCCAGTGTCATCTCGCACTAAGTCAGCTCATGAGGTGTCTGAATCTAGCAAATTACATGAGAGAGGTAAAGTTGAATCTGGTTCGAAATCTAAAGAGGGGAAAAAAGTTGGAGGTTCGTCTGTTCATAAACatgaaaccaagaaaaagaaagagcatGCTGTGTCTCATCCACATAAGAAGAAGGATGTGCCAAAGCCTGTGGTTGAAGAAGTTGTGGTTAAGGAGGATCAAGAACATGAAGAGGCGGAATCTGACGATTCTGATCAGTCTAATaaggaagatggagaagaaggaactGAGTCAGATGGCAATGAAGGAGAATCTGATGGAAATGGAGATGGAAGTGTGGATGATTCAAGTGCATCAGTTGATgaagaagtggaagaaaagaatgaggaAGTAACTGTAAACGAGATAAGtaaaaagaggaagaggaaaggtCCGGTGTTTGATCCTAAAGCTGAGTATAGCTGGAGATTGTGTAACACTAGGAGCAAGCACAATTACATGCCATGTATTGATAATGATGGGTTAATAGGGAGGCTTCAGAGTTATAGACATAGAGAGAGGAGTTGTCCTAAGAAACCAGTTATGTGTCTTGTTCCTCTTCCACATGATGGCTATGATCCTCCTGTTTCCTGGCCTGAAAGCAAATCTAAG ATATTGTATAAGAACGTGGCACATCCGAAGTTGGCTGCGTATATTAAGAAGCATAATTGGGTGAATGAAACCGGTGAATACCTATCTTTTCCACAGAACCAGACTACGTTCAACGGAAATGTTCTACAGTACCTTGAATTCATTCAAGAG ATGGTACCAGATATTGAATGGGGGAAGAATGTTCGTATAGTGTTGGACATTGGATGCTCAGATTCAAGTTTTGTAGCTGCATTGCTGGATAAGGATGTTTTGACGGTGTCTCTAGGTTTAAAGGACGATCTAGTCGACTTAGCACAGGTCGCTCTTGAGCGCGGGTTTCCTACTTTTGTCAGCTCTTTAGCAAGTAGAAGACTTCCTTTTCCTAGTGGAGTCTTCGATACCATTCATTGTGCTGCTTGCGGAGTCCACTGGCATTCTCATG GTGGTAAACTTCTCCTGGAGATGAACAGAATATTAAGGCCTAATGgatatttcattttgtcaaGTAATAATGACAAGATTGAGGATGATGaag CGATGACTGCATTGACAGCTTCTATTTGTTGGAACATTCTTGCACACAAGACCGAAGAAGCAAGTGAAATGGGAGTGAGGATATATCAGAAACCAGAATCAAATGATATTTATGAactgagaaggaagaaaaatccACCTCTTTGCGAGGACAACGAAAACCCAGATGCAGCCTG GTATGTGCCGATGAAaacttgtatatatgaaatacCGTCGGCTATAGAACAACATGGAGCAGAGTGGCCTGAAGAATGGCCAAAGCGACTTGAAACATACCCTGAGTGGTTAACCAGCAAAGAGAAAGCTATGGAAGATACAAATCATTGGAATGCTATGGTAAACAAATCTTACCTCACTGGATTAGGCATCGACTGGTTACATATCCGGAATGTGATGGACATGACAGCTATCTATGGCGG ATTTGGGGCATCACTTGTGAAGCAGAATGTGTGGGTAATGAATGTAGTGCCTGTGCATTCACCAGACACACTTCCATTCATATACGAAAGAGGCCTCCTTGGTATATACCATGATTGGTGTGAACCATTTGGAACATATCCAAGATCTTATGACCTTCTTCATGCTGATCATCTCTTTTCGCGGCTCAAAAACAG GTGTAAGCAGCCGGCTTCGATCGTGGTGGAGATGGATAGATTGACAAGGCCTGGAGGTTGGGTGGTTGTGCGTGACAAAGTGGAGATATTAGAGCCATTGGAAGAGATATTAAGAAGCTTGCATTGGGAGATTCGAATGACTTATGCTCAAGACAAAGAAGGAATGTTATGTGCCCAAAAGACTTTGTGGCGTCCAtga
- a CDS encoding S-adenosyl-L-methionine-dependent methyltransferases superfamily protein, protein MMERKREMGIAYFARRIKQPRGIWVKMTFIVVLGLCFVFFWSFLSSSASTFNVQRESFDDIAEPVSSRTKSAHEVSESSKLHERGKVESGSKSKEGKKVGGSSVHKHETKKKKEHAVSHPHKKKDVPKPVVEEVVVKEDQEHEEAESDDSDQSNKEDGEEGTESDGNEGESDGNGDGSVDDSSASVDEEVEEKNEEVTVNEISKKRKRKGPVFDPKAEYSWRLCNTRSKHNYMPCIDNDGLIGRLQSYRHRERSCPKKPVMCLVPLPHDGYDPPVSWPESKSKILYKNVAHPKLAAYIKKHNWVNETGEYLSFPQNQTTFNGNVLQYLEFIQEMVPDIEWGKNVRIVLDIGCSDSSFVAALLDKDVLTVSLGLKDDLVDLAQVALERGFPTFVSSLASRRLPFPSGVFDTIHCAACGVHWHSHGGKLLLEMNRILRPNGYFILSSNNDKIEDDEAMTALTASICWNILAHKTEEASEMGVRIYQKPESNDIYELRRKKNPPLCEDNENPDAAWYVPMKTCIYEIPSAIEQHGAEWPEEWPKRLETYPEWLTSKEKAMEDTNHWNAMVNKSYLTGLGIDWLHIRNVMDMTAIYGGYEKRRDHLYSS, encoded by the exons atgatggAGAGAAAACGAGAAATGGGGATTGCTTATTTCGCGCGTAGGATTAAACAGCCACGAGGGATTTGGGTGAAGATGACGTTCATAGTTGTTTTGGGTCTctgcttcgtcttcttctgGTCCTTCTtatcttcctctgcttctacCTTTAATGTCCAGAGAGAAAGCTTCGACGACATAGCTGAGCCAGTGTCATCTCGCACTAAGTCAGCTCATGAGGTGTCTGAATCTAGCAAATTACATGAGAGAGGTAAAGTTGAATCTGGTTCGAAATCTAAAGAGGGGAAAAAAGTTGGAGGTTCGTCTGTTCATAAACatgaaaccaagaaaaagaaagagcatGCTGTGTCTCATCCACATAAGAAGAAGGATGTGCCAAAGCCTGTGGTTGAAGAAGTTGTGGTTAAGGAGGATCAAGAACATGAAGAGGCGGAATCTGACGATTCTGATCAGTCTAATaaggaagatggagaagaaggaactGAGTCAGATGGCAATGAAGGAGAATCTGATGGAAATGGAGATGGAAGTGTGGATGATTCAAGTGCATCAGTTGATgaagaagtggaagaaaagaatgaggaAGTAACTGTAAACGAGATAAGtaaaaagaggaagaggaaaggtCCGGTGTTTGATCCTAAAGCTGAGTATAGCTGGAGATTGTGTAACACTAGGAGCAAGCACAATTACATGCCATGTATTGATAATGATGGGTTAATAGGGAGGCTTCAGAGTTATAGACATAGAGAGAGGAGTTGTCCTAAGAAACCAGTTATGTGTCTTGTTCCTCTTCCACATGATGGCTATGATCCTCCTGTTTCCTGGCCTGAAAGCAAATCTAAG ATATTGTATAAGAACGTGGCACATCCGAAGTTGGCTGCGTATATTAAGAAGCATAATTGGGTGAATGAAACCGGTGAATACCTATCTTTTCCACAGAACCAGACTACGTTCAACGGAAATGTTCTACAGTACCTTGAATTCATTCAAGAG ATGGTACCAGATATTGAATGGGGGAAGAATGTTCGTATAGTGTTGGACATTGGATGCTCAGATTCAAGTTTTGTAGCTGCATTGCTGGATAAGGATGTTTTGACGGTGTCTCTAGGTTTAAAGGACGATCTAGTCGACTTAGCACAGGTCGCTCTTGAGCGCGGGTTTCCTACTTTTGTCAGCTCTTTAGCAAGTAGAAGACTTCCTTTTCCTAGTGGAGTCTTCGATACCATTCATTGTGCTGCTTGCGGAGTCCACTGGCATTCTCATG GTGGTAAACTTCTCCTGGAGATGAACAGAATATTAAGGCCTAATGgatatttcattttgtcaaGTAATAATGACAAGATTGAGGATGATGaag CGATGACTGCATTGACAGCTTCTATTTGTTGGAACATTCTTGCACACAAGACCGAAGAAGCAAGTGAAATGGGAGTGAGGATATATCAGAAACCAGAATCAAATGATATTTATGAactgagaaggaagaaaaatccACCTCTTTGCGAGGACAACGAAAACCCAGATGCAGCCTG GTATGTGCCGATGAAaacttgtatatatgaaatacCGTCGGCTATAGAACAACATGGAGCAGAGTGGCCTGAAGAATGGCCAAAGCGACTTGAAACATACCCTGAGTGGTTAACCAGCAAAGAGAAAGCTATGGAAGATACAAATCATTGGAATGCTATGGTAAACAAATCTTACCTCACTGGATTAGGCATCGACTGGTTACATATCCGGAATGTGATGGACATGACAGCTATCTATGGCGGGTATGAAAAAAGGAGAGATCATTTATACTCTTCTTAG
- the KCS4 gene encoding 3-ketoacyl-CoA synthase 4 (3-ketoacyl-CoA synthase 4 (KCS4); FUNCTIONS IN: transferase activity, transferring acyl groups other than amino-acyl groups, catalytic activity; INVOLVED IN: very long-chain fatty acid metabolic process, cuticle development; LOCATED IN: membrane; EXPRESSED IN: 25 plant structures; EXPRESSED DURING: 15 growth stages; CONTAINS InterPro DOMAIN/s: Thiolase-like (InterPro:IPR016039), Very-long-chain 3-ketoacyl-CoA synthase (InterPro:IPR012392), 3-Oxoacyl-[acyl-carrier-protein (ACP)] synthase III C-terminal (InterPro:IPR013747), FAE1/Type III polyketide synthase-like protein (InterPro:IPR013601), Thiolase-like, subgroup (InterPro:IPR016038); BEST Arabidopsis thaliana protein match is: 3-ketoacyl-CoA synthase 9 (TAIR:AT2G16280.1); Has 4090 Blast hits to 4073 proteins in 972 species: Archae - 0; Bacteria - 1351; Metazoa - 0; Fungi - 9; Plants - 2623; Viruses - 0; Other Eukaryotes - 107 (source: NCBI BLink).), with protein MDGAGESRLGGDGGGDGSVGVQIRQTRMLPDFLQSVNLKYVKLGYHYLISNLLTLCLFPLAVVISVEASQMNPDDLKQLWIHLQYNLVSIIICSAILVFGLTVYVMTRPRPVYLVDFSCYLPPDHLKAPYARFMEHSRLTGDFDDSALEFQRKILERSGLGEDTYVPEAMHYVPPRISMAAAREEAEQVMFGALDNLFANTNVKPKDIGILVVNCSLFNPTPSLSAMIVNKYKLRGNIRSYNLGGMGCSAGVIAVDLAKDMLLVHRNTYAVVVSTENITQNWYFGNKKSMLIPNCLFRVGGSAVLLSNKSRDKRRSKYRLVHVVRTHRGADDKAFRCVYQEQDDTGRTGVSLSKDLMAIAGETLKTNITTLGPLVLPISEQILFFMTLVVKKLFNGKVKPYIPDFKLAFEHFCIHAGGRAVIDELEKNLQLSPVHVEASRMTLHRFGNTSSSSIWYELAYIEAKGRMRRGNRVWQIAFGSGFKCNSAIWEALRHVKPSNNSPWEDCIDKYPVTLSY; from the coding sequence atGGACGGTGCCGGAGAATCACGACTcggtggtgatggtggtggtgatggttcTGTTGGAGTTCAGATCCGACAAACACGGATGCTACCGGATTTTCTCCAGAGCGTGAATCTCAAGTATGTGAAATTAGGTTACCATTACTTAATCTCAAATCTCTTGACTCTCTGTTTATTCCCTCTCGCCGTTGTTATCTCCGTCGAAGCCTCTCAGATGAACCCAGATGATCTCAAACAGCTCTGGATCCATCTACAATACAATCTGGTTAGTATCATCATCTGTTCAGCGATTCTAGTCTTCGGGTTAACGGTTTATGTTATGACCCGACCTAGACCCGTTTACTTGGTTGATTTCTCTTGTTATCTCCCACCTGATCATCTCAAAGCTCCTTACGCTCGGTTCATGGAACATTCTAGACTCACCGGAGATTTCGATGACTCTGCTCTCGAGTTTCAACGCAAGATCCTTGAGCGTTCTGGTTTAGGGGAAGACACTTATGTCCCTGAAGCTATGCATTATGTTCCACCGAGAATTTCAATGGCTGCTGCtagagaagaagctgaacAAGTCATGTTTGGTGCTTTAGATAACCTTTTCGCTAACACTAATGTGAAACCAAAGGATATTGGAATCCTTGTTGTGAATTGTAGTCTCTTTAATCCAACTCCTTCGTTATCTGCAATGATTGTGAACAAGTATAAGCTTAGAGGTAACATTAGAAGCTACAATCTAGGCGGTATGGGTTGCAGCGCGGGAGTTATCGCTGTGGATCTTGCTAAAGACATGTTGTTGGTACATAGGAACACTTATGCGGTTGTTGTTTCTACTGAGAACATTACTCAGAATTGGTATTTTGGTAACAAGAAATCGATGTTGATACCGAACTGCTTGTTTCGAGTTGGTGGCTCTGCGGTTTTGCTATCGAACAAGTCGAGGGACAAGAGACGGTCTAAGTACAGGCTTGTACATGTAGTCAGGACTCACCGTGGAGCAGATGATAAAGCTTTCCGTTGTGTTTATCAAGAGCAGGATGATACAGGGAGAACCGGGGTTTCGTTGTCGAAAGATCTAATGGCGATTGCAGGGGAAACTCTCAAAACCAATATCACTACATTGGGTCCTCTTGTTCTACCGATAAGTGAgcagattctcttctttatgaCTCTAGTTGTGAAGAAGCTCTTTAACGGTAAAGTGAAACCGTATATCCCGGATTTCAAACTTGCTTTCGAGCATTTCTGTATCCATGCTGGTGGAAGAGCTGTGATCGATGAGTTAGAGAAGAATCTGCAGCTTTCACCAGTTCATGTCGAGGCTTCGAGGATGACTCTTCATCGATTTGGTAACACATCTTCGAGCTCCATTTGGTATGAATTGGCTTACATTGAAGCGAAGGGAAGGATGCGAAGAGGTAATCGTGTTTGGCAAATCGCGTTCGGAAGTGGATTTAAATGTAATAGCGCGATTTGGGAAGCATTAAGGCATGTGAAACCTTCGAACAACAGTCCTTGGGAAGATTGTATTGACAAGTATCCGGTAACTTTAAGTTATTAG